Proteins from a genomic interval of Phaenicophaeus curvirostris isolate KB17595 unplaced genomic scaffold, BPBGC_Pcur_1.0 scaffold_46, whole genome shotgun sequence:
- the LOC138733932 gene encoding endogenous retrovirus group K member 10 Gag polyprotein-like — protein sequence MEALVKAQAQGLRAHEVMATTRAAREAIRTASRVIAKPSSWSTIKQSESESFTQFVDRLQAAVDSSSLPAEAKGPVVAECLRQQCNSATKEILRSLPVGSSIADMIKHVAKEERLAPIQMAVSTAIANVMACSKCGQVGHVVTNCPRFHDLPTAFPLRQNRPRGPCWVCGKQGHFAKECSSKTQGNGRGRGHLGRARLSPTWDTRRPNYANPEWGEAPLNLQPPRQATNFMAQPAVQSNLPISQGQQGPPSGGETPGWPWQ from the exons atggaagCCCTTGTGAAG GCGCAAGCTCAGGGCCTGCGGGCCCATGAAGTCATGGCAACTACCCGTGCGGCCAGAGAAGCCATTCGCACAGCTTCTAGAGTCATCGCCAAGCCATCATCATGGTCCAcgataaaacaaagtgaaagtgagagtttcacacaattcgtggaccgtctccaggcagcagtcgACTCTTCGAGCCTGCCTGCGGAAGCAAAAGGCCCGGTGGTAGCAGAATGCTTGCGTCAGCAGTGCAACTCGgcaaccaaagaaattctgcggTCATTGCCGGTGGGGTCGAGTATCGCAGACATGATCAAGCATGTCGCGAAGGAAGAGCGTCTAGCCCCAATCCAGATGGCCGTTAGCACTGCAATAGCCAACGTGATGGCATGCTCTAAATGTGGCCAGGTGGGTCACGTTGTAACAAACTGCCCTCGGTTTCATGACTTGCCAACAGCATTCCCCCTGCGCCAGAATCGACCCAGAGGACCGTGTTGGGTCTGCGGGAAGCAAGGGCACTTTGCCAAGGAATGCAGCTCTAAAACTCAGGGAAacgggagggggagagggcaccTGGGCCGCGCACGGCTCTCTCCCACTTGGGACACCAGGCGGCCCAACTATGCCAACCCCGAATGGGGCGAAGCACCCCTgaacctgcagcccccccgACAAGCAACCAACTTTATGGCTCAACCAGCGGTCCAGTCGAACCTGCCCATatctcagggacagcaaggaccaccctctgggggcgagaccccagggtggccctggcagtga